One Gordonia sp. SID5947 genomic region harbors:
- a CDS encoding DUF2617 family protein, producing MGQTRLQVRYADTSARRLTFSLTAELQEPLARCDRRIGARTLSLRLLGASHQVVVDDGVHRLCETVACLPGIDEPLPASVDTDGYTFTSRIEPCETDRMESVVGDLDRRVGDHLAAGAPAVMGHFPGLPLAITAVIAAAADDDDDTISWQTWHTYPQNSELVVTSSKLRRIPGAHR from the coding sequence ATGGGTCAGACCCGACTCCAGGTTCGCTACGCCGACACCAGTGCACGCCGGCTCACCTTCTCCCTGACCGCCGAGCTGCAGGAACCACTGGCGCGCTGCGACCGGCGGATCGGCGCGCGCACGCTGTCGCTCCGACTCCTCGGTGCGAGCCATCAGGTCGTGGTCGACGACGGCGTCCACCGGTTGTGCGAGACGGTGGCCTGCCTGCCCGGCATCGACGAGCCGCTCCCCGCATCCGTCGACACCGACGGATACACGTTCACCTCACGGATCGAGCCCTGCGAGACCGACCGGATGGAGTCCGTCGTCGGCGACCTCGACCGCCGCGTCGGCGACCACCTGGCCGCCGGTGCCCCCGCCGTGATGGGTCACTTCCCCGGCCTGCCACTGGCGATCACCGCGGTGATCGCCGCCGCCGCCGACGACGACGACGACACGATCAGCTGGCAGACCTGGCACACCTACCCGCAGAACTCCGAGCTCGTGGTGACCTCGAGCAAGCTGCGCCGGATTCCGGGGGCACATCGATGA
- a CDS encoding ABC transporter permease, with protein MSRDRPIEAGYVSNDEGSAVFIGIRDVRFAKWRFVLIGAVIAMMTFMVVALSALTGGLKNQSISAISRLPGQTLVLRDAAGADGPSLSQSELDAPTVGQVVDESGDDASELGVTTTRIGHGRITSTAAVFGAGPRLTPPPDTGRLPGTGGVMLGREQATALAVTVGDLVTVDSTRLRVDAIGPAGDYAHTPVAYTAMDTWRALSHGQNTSAVVLFGGSTDAPGTTSMPMSNAADAVPGYRSERGSLLAIQAMLLAISTLVVGAFFAVWTVQRLRDLAVVRALGAGRWYLLRDGIGQAALVLLLGETVGVLLGVGLAAAAAATVPISLSGVGVALPVVAMAVLGSAGALLAVRRVTVVDPVVAMSR; from the coding sequence GTGTCCCGGGACCGCCCGATCGAGGCTGGATACGTCAGCAACGACGAAGGGAGTGCGGTGTTCATCGGTATCCGTGACGTCAGATTCGCCAAGTGGCGATTTGTCCTGATAGGTGCCGTCATCGCGATGATGACGTTCATGGTGGTGGCGTTGTCCGCGCTTACGGGCGGCTTGAAGAACCAGTCGATCTCGGCCATCAGCAGGTTACCCGGGCAGACCCTGGTGCTCCGAGACGCAGCCGGAGCGGACGGCCCGTCGCTCTCGCAGAGCGAGCTGGACGCACCGACCGTTGGTCAGGTCGTCGACGAGAGCGGTGATGACGCATCCGAACTCGGCGTGACGACGACCCGGATCGGGCATGGCAGGATCACCTCGACGGCAGCCGTATTCGGCGCCGGGCCGAGACTGACGCCCCCGCCCGACACCGGTCGGCTGCCGGGAACCGGCGGTGTCATGCTCGGGCGGGAGCAGGCCACCGCGCTGGCTGTGACGGTCGGCGACCTGGTGACTGTCGACTCCACGCGGTTGCGGGTCGATGCGATCGGCCCGGCCGGCGACTATGCTCACACGCCGGTCGCGTACACGGCGATGGACACCTGGCGCGCGCTCTCGCACGGACAGAATACGAGTGCGGTGGTGCTGTTCGGCGGCTCGACCGACGCTCCCGGAACGACGAGCATGCCGATGTCGAACGCTGCCGACGCCGTTCCCGGCTACCGTTCCGAGCGCGGGTCGCTGCTGGCCATCCAAGCGATGCTGCTTGCGATCTCCACGCTCGTCGTCGGCGCCTTTTTCGCTGTGTGGACGGTGCAGCGCCTGCGCGATCTCGCCGTTGTGCGCGCACTGGGAGCCGGCCGCTGGTACCTGCTGCGGGACGGAATCGGGCAGGCAGCGCTCGTTCTGCTCCTCGGTGAGACGGTCGGCGTGCTGCTCGGGGTCGGTCTGGCAGCTGCCGCGGCGGCGACCGTCCCGATCTCGCTGAGCGGCGTTGGCGTCGCGCTGCCCGTCGTGGCGATGGCAGTGCTCGGCAGCGCGGGCGCGCTACTGGCAGTGCGTCGAGTGACCGTTGTCGACCCGGTAGTCGCGATGTCGCGGTGA
- a CDS encoding response regulator transcription factor encodes MIRLLLVDDHPVVRAGLRAVLAPVDDIEVTAEAGTAADALAAVRRDGIDVVLMDLRLGPRGDGVQATESIRSLPDPPRVLILTTYETDSDILRAVQAGATGYLLKDADPDDLVRAIRSAAAGETVLAPPIAARLLGRMQSPDTALTQRELEIVGRLLDGDSNRDIARTLTISEATVKSHLVHIFEKLGVDSRTRVVAEARRRGLL; translated from the coding sequence GTGATCCGACTACTCCTCGTGGACGACCACCCGGTGGTGCGAGCCGGTCTCCGCGCTGTGCTCGCGCCCGTCGACGACATCGAAGTGACCGCGGAAGCCGGTACCGCGGCCGACGCGCTGGCCGCAGTGCGACGCGACGGCATCGATGTGGTGCTCATGGACCTGCGGCTTGGCCCGCGCGGAGACGGGGTTCAGGCAACAGAATCGATTCGGTCGCTTCCGGATCCACCCCGAGTGCTCATCCTCACGACATACGAGACGGACAGCGATATCCTGCGCGCTGTCCAGGCCGGCGCCACCGGATACCTGCTGAAGGACGCCGACCCCGACGACCTCGTCCGCGCCATCCGGTCGGCCGCCGCCGGAGAGACGGTACTCGCGCCGCCCATTGCGGCGCGACTTCTCGGCCGGATGCAATCGCCTGACACCGCCCTGACACAGCGCGAACTCGAAATCGTGGGACGGCTCTTGGACGGCGACTCCAATCGCGACATCGCACGGACGCTCACCATCTCAGAGGCCACCGTCAAGTCCCACCTCGTGCACATCTTCGAAAAGCTCGGCGTCGACAGTCGGACGCGGGTGGTCGCCGAGGCGCGTCGACGGGGACTGCTCTGA
- a CDS encoding ABC transporter ATP-binding protein: MSLSLSDVTLTFPDGRGRLTALGDVDLDVANGSFVAVTGPSGSGKSSLLSVAGTLLTPDSGQVEIDGISTTGLSADERARIRRDRIGFVFQHDNLLPSLTALDQLLLTVDLRGQKPARYRDEALALLDEVGVAAASSRRPHELSGGMRQRVNIARALMGSPSLLLIDEPTSALETERGRAVIELIGALVRERDVAAVLVSHDLDSMSVAPGCGVDRTLHMCDGRLGSPVRTSSSSA, translated from the coding sequence ATGAGTCTCTCGCTGTCCGATGTCACGTTGACCTTCCCCGACGGCCGCGGCCGGCTGACCGCTCTCGGCGACGTCGATCTCGACGTCGCGAACGGCAGCTTCGTGGCCGTGACCGGGCCGTCCGGCTCCGGCAAATCGAGTCTGCTGTCCGTCGCCGGCACTCTGCTGACCCCGGACTCCGGGCAGGTCGAGATCGACGGCATCTCGACAACCGGCCTATCCGCCGATGAGCGAGCCCGCATTCGGCGCGACCGCATCGGGTTCGTGTTCCAACACGACAACCTGCTGCCCTCCCTGACTGCCCTGGATCAACTGCTGTTGACCGTCGATCTGCGCGGGCAGAAACCGGCGCGGTATCGGGACGAGGCGCTCGCGCTGCTGGATGAAGTCGGTGTCGCCGCCGCCTCGTCGCGTCGGCCGCACGAGTTGTCCGGCGGCATGCGGCAGCGCGTGAACATCGCCCGGGCGCTGATGGGCTCGCCGTCGCTGCTCCTGATCGACGAGCCGACGTCCGCCCTGGAGACCGAGCGCGGTCGGGCCGTCATCGAGTTGATCGGCGCCCTCGTGCGGGAGCGTGACGTTGCCGCGGTTCTCGTCAGCCATGACCTGGATTCGATGTCGGTGGCGCCGGGGTGCGGCGTGGATCGCACGCTGCACATGTGCGATGGTCGCCTCGGTTCGCCGGTGCGGACTTCGTCCTCTTCTGCATGA
- a CDS encoding spermidine synthase, which translates to MSRASLLAVVFVCAACGLVYELALVSLGSFLIGNTATQASIVLAVMVFAMGIGSLAAKPLQNRAVTSFALIELALALLGGMSVMALYAAFAYLSLYTPALIVVAFVLGLLIGAEIPLLMVLLQRIRKQEAGSAVADMFAADYIGALIGGLCFPFLLLPVFGQLRGALVVGLVNAAAGCFLVFVVFRRSLSPGRLLVLGGTAVGVVVLLVLGLVYSSRFEVTARQALFRDPIVVAERTQYQDIVITQRRTPIGPDTRLYLNGDLQFSSIDEYRYHESLVHPVMAGAGSGASGPNTTGAGSGASGPNTTGTRGRVLILGGGDGLALREVLAYPDVASATLVELDPEMIRLARSDRRLVELNRGSMDDPRSRVVSADAFSWLRDNRDTFDAIVVDMPDPDESATAKLYSTEFYALVAAHLAPGGRMVVQSGSPYFAPKSFWCIGATLAAAGVATVPYHVDVPSFGDWGYFLGVATGAGSEASGPNTTGAGSEASGPNTTGAAGSEASGPNATTRPELRLDLPHPMRFLNDDELAAAAVFPADRTPLDMPPSTLMDPRILRYAQSEWAAY; encoded by the coding sequence CTGTCGCGCGCGTCGCTGCTCGCGGTGGTGTTCGTCTGCGCGGCCTGTGGTCTCGTCTACGAGCTGGCGCTGGTCTCCCTCGGTTCCTTCCTCATCGGCAACACCGCCACGCAGGCCTCGATCGTGCTGGCGGTCATGGTGTTCGCCATGGGGATCGGCTCGCTCGCGGCGAAACCGCTGCAGAACAGGGCGGTCACGTCGTTCGCCCTGATCGAACTCGCCCTCGCCCTGCTCGGCGGCATGTCCGTGATGGCCTTGTACGCGGCGTTCGCGTACCTGTCGCTGTACACCCCGGCGCTGATCGTGGTCGCCTTCGTCCTCGGCCTGCTCATCGGTGCCGAGATCCCGCTGCTGATGGTGCTGCTGCAGCGAATCCGCAAGCAAGAGGCCGGTTCCGCGGTCGCCGACATGTTCGCGGCCGACTATATCGGCGCCCTCATCGGCGGACTCTGCTTCCCCTTCCTGCTGTTGCCTGTCTTCGGGCAACTACGCGGCGCGCTGGTCGTCGGGCTGGTGAATGCCGCCGCGGGCTGCTTCCTCGTCTTCGTCGTCTTCCGCCGATCGCTGAGCCCCGGCCGGCTCCTCGTACTCGGCGGCACAGCGGTGGGTGTCGTCGTGCTGCTCGTCCTCGGTCTTGTCTACTCGAGCCGATTCGAGGTGACCGCGCGCCAAGCACTGTTCCGCGACCCCATCGTCGTTGCCGAGCGAACCCAGTACCAGGACATCGTGATCACGCAACGCCGGACGCCGATCGGTCCGGACACGCGTCTGTATCTCAATGGGGATCTGCAGTTCTCGTCGATCGACGAGTACCGGTATCACGAGTCGCTGGTCCATCCGGTGATGGCCGGCGCCGGGAGCGGAGCGAGCGGGCCGAACACCACCGGCGCCGGGAGCGGAGCGAGCGGGCCGAATACGACCGGCACCCGCGGCCGCGTCCTCATCCTCGGCGGCGGTGACGGGCTGGCACTGCGCGAGGTGCTGGCGTACCCCGATGTGGCGTCGGCGACCCTGGTGGAACTCGACCCGGAGATGATCCGGCTCGCGCGTTCCGATCGGCGTCTGGTGGAACTGAACCGTGGGTCGATGGACGATCCGCGCAGCAGGGTCGTCAGTGCGGACGCCTTCTCCTGGTTGCGCGACAACCGGGACACCTTCGACGCGATCGTCGTCGACATGCCTGATCCGGACGAATCAGCCACGGCCAAGCTGTATTCCACCGAGTTCTACGCGTTGGTGGCGGCGCATCTGGCACCGGGTGGGCGGATGGTCGTGCAGTCCGGTTCCCCCTATTTCGCGCCGAAGTCGTTCTGGTGCATCGGCGCGACGCTGGCCGCCGCGGGGGTGGCGACGGTGCCGTATCACGTCGACGTCCCGTCCTTCGGTGACTGGGGCTATTTCCTCGGCGTCGCCACCGGCGCCGGGAGCGAAGCGAGCGGGCCGAACACCACCGGCGCCGGGAGCGAAGCGAGCGGGCCGAACACCACCGGCGCCGCCGGGAGCGAAGCGAGCGGGCCGAACGCCACGACTCGGCCCGAACTGCGGCTCGATCTTCCGCACCCGATGCGATTCCTGAACGATGACGAGCTGGCCGCGGCTGCGGTGTTCCCAGCCGACCGGACCCCGCTCGACATGCCACCGTCGACCCTCATGGACCCGCGCATCCTGCGGTACGCACAGTCGGAGTGGGCCGCCTACTGA
- a CDS encoding DUF4178 domain-containing protein — MEILLIVIVALLLIIAVVVVFNFLGNRKLRQAESDALRDRAYRPGDPFSTADDDAVRGDPRQLKPSDLVEIRGETFAVRGTLRLSQSGFVWTENFLDTGTGQKAWISVEDDPDLEVVQWQELSGVTVVPGPATLELDGRRYVSDESGSAEFTSAGTTGLAARGSMRYHDYEAGDERLSFEDFGSGWECARGQVIERSEYRIYPSGPAPES; from the coding sequence GTGGAGATCCTGTTGATCGTCATCGTGGCACTGCTGCTGATCATCGCGGTAGTGGTCGTGTTCAACTTCCTGGGCAACCGCAAGCTCCGGCAAGCCGAGTCCGACGCGCTGCGTGACCGGGCGTACCGGCCCGGCGACCCGTTCTCGACGGCCGACGACGACGCGGTCCGCGGCGATCCCCGGCAGTTGAAGCCGAGCGACCTGGTCGAGATCCGCGGCGAGACCTTCGCGGTCCGCGGCACCCTCCGGCTGTCGCAGAGTGGTTTCGTCTGGACCGAGAACTTCCTGGACACCGGCACCGGCCAGAAGGCGTGGATCTCCGTCGAGGACGACCCGGACCTCGAGGTCGTCCAATGGCAAGAGCTGTCCGGTGTGACCGTGGTCCCCGGCCCTGCCACCCTCGAACTCGACGGTCGCCGGTATGTCTCCGACGAGTCGGGGTCGGCGGAGTTCACCTCGGCGGGCACCACGGGGCTGGCCGCCCGCGGGTCGATGCGCTATCACGATTACGAGGCTGGCGACGAGCGGCTGTCCTTCGAGGACTTCGGCTCCGGATGGGAATGTGCTCGCGGACAGGTGATCGAGCGCAGCGAGTACCGGATCTATCCGTCCGGCCCGGCGCCCGAATCGTGA
- a CDS encoding DUF350 domain-containing protein, translating into MIRDIFENAYAAGAYSLAGVALMAISFIVLDLLTPGRLREHLWAERNRNAGILVSSNLAGIAIIVTAAIVASEGRLVEGLVYTAVYTAIGIAVTAATFALIDVATPGRLGELLLRPEPHPAVWVQSVAHVGVALIVASAIL; encoded by the coding sequence GTGATCCGAGACATCTTCGAGAATGCCTACGCGGCAGGCGCATACAGCTTGGCCGGGGTGGCCCTGATGGCGATCTCCTTCATCGTCCTCGACCTCCTCACTCCCGGCAGGTTGCGCGAACACCTGTGGGCCGAGCGCAATCGCAATGCCGGCATCCTGGTGTCATCGAATCTCGCCGGGATCGCGATCATCGTCACCGCGGCGATCGTCGCCAGCGAGGGCCGACTCGTCGAAGGTCTGGTGTACACGGCGGTGTACACCGCGATCGGGATCGCGGTGACGGCCGCGACATTCGCCCTCATCGACGTCGCGACGCCCGGGCGGCTCGGCGAGCTGCTGCTGCGCCCGGAACCCCACCCGGCAGTGTGGGTACAGTCGGTCGCCCATGTCGGCGTCGCCTTGATCGTCGCATCGGCGATTCTGTGA
- a CDS encoding DUF4247 domain-containing protein: MTQPPPPRFPPPPPGGDGPRGPAPGDDPRRGLHRTRNIVIAVIVIVALFAVVATCSVRTVRNGGGDVRNYITSHYQRDEAHDEGDVDAYIADGTPTTVAAELSDVRRPTDQRSGDTSNPDNVDGSQFLQYPDYLIGLFPLAAAQTRVMLSRDYRSGYHHYHSYVGGFWVPTPNFGGSGSGYRGGGSGGGGK, translated from the coding sequence ATGACCCAGCCCCCGCCACCACGGTTCCCGCCACCACCACCGGGCGGCGACGGCCCGCGCGGCCCCGCCCCGGGCGACGACCCCCGTCGCGGTCTGCACCGAACGCGCAACATCGTCATCGCGGTGATCGTGATCGTCGCACTCTTCGCAGTCGTCGCGACGTGCTCGGTGAGAACGGTCCGCAACGGCGGCGGCGACGTACGCAACTACATCACGTCGCACTACCAGCGCGACGAGGCCCACGACGAGGGTGACGTCGACGCCTACATCGCCGACGGCACCCCGACGACGGTGGCCGCCGAGTTGAGCGACGTGCGACGTCCGACCGACCAGCGCAGCGGGGACACCAGCAATCCGGACAATGTCGACGGCAGCCAGTTCCTGCAGTATCCCGACTACCTCATCGGTCTGTTCCCGCTGGCCGCCGCCCAGACCCGCGTCATGCTCAGCCGCGACTATCGGTCGGGTTACCACCACTACCACTCCTACGTCGGTGGATTCTGGGTTCCGACACCGAACTTCGGCGGATCGGGCAGCGGCTACCGGGGCGGCGGAAGCGGCGGGGGCGGCAAGTGA
- a CDS encoding sensor histidine kinase, with protein sequence MNPPSGQTERARTGPDDEGVPEADDHVLLAGHLLFAVLLSLGAVRAVQASSTPLVPILATVVAAAWYCAGAVWVSRRRGQMAQLWLTGLILIWLGLIVISGEFVWLAFLLALLVWHLFPIRAAIPIEIAIALAAAVGFTAHQERWVAGAIFGPVIGVACAAVMTEIYQRLRAQSEERRRLLDELTRTQQVLAAREREAGRLAERERLAGEIHDTVGQSLASVIMLLHAALGQPAPADRSAQLRTALDTATGALAETRRFVLGLNPVTLERDGLTNALRSLADDSSASGLRTVFEQHGNSRPLPTAVQVALLRAAQEALSNARRHAGANSATMTLTYQSDEVSIDVVDDGHGFDPTAHDGPRRDGTGYGLTAMRGRLSQQGGDVSIESGSGTGTAVRARIPVSAAAEELDA encoded by the coding sequence GTGAACCCACCCTCTGGCCAGACGGAGCGTGCCCGCACGGGGCCGGATGACGAAGGAGTCCCGGAGGCCGACGACCACGTCTTGCTGGCGGGACATCTACTGTTCGCCGTGCTGCTCTCGCTCGGCGCCGTCCGGGCCGTACAGGCGTCATCCACACCGTTGGTGCCGATCCTGGCCACCGTCGTGGCCGCTGCCTGGTACTGCGCCGGAGCAGTGTGGGTCTCGCGCCGACGCGGGCAGATGGCCCAGCTGTGGTTGACCGGCCTCATCCTGATCTGGCTCGGACTCATCGTGATCTCCGGTGAGTTCGTGTGGCTGGCTTTCCTGCTCGCGCTACTGGTCTGGCATCTCTTTCCCATCCGGGCGGCGATCCCCATCGAGATCGCGATCGCGCTGGCCGCCGCGGTCGGGTTCACGGCACATCAGGAGCGCTGGGTCGCCGGAGCGATCTTCGGACCGGTCATCGGCGTGGCTTGCGCTGCGGTGATGACCGAGATCTACCAGCGACTACGAGCCCAGTCTGAGGAACGCCGACGGCTCCTCGACGAGCTCACGCGCACCCAGCAGGTACTGGCGGCACGTGAACGCGAGGCCGGTCGTCTGGCCGAGCGCGAGCGTCTCGCCGGGGAGATCCACGACACCGTGGGGCAGAGTCTGGCGAGCGTGATCATGTTGCTGCACGCGGCGCTCGGCCAGCCCGCGCCAGCGGATCGATCGGCGCAGCTGCGCACGGCACTCGACACCGCCACCGGAGCACTCGCCGAGACCCGGCGATTCGTCCTCGGATTGAACCCGGTCACGCTCGAGAGGGATGGCCTCACGAACGCTCTCCGGTCACTCGCCGACGACAGTTCCGCGTCCGGCTTGCGAACTGTCTTCGAACAACACGGAAATTCGCGTCCGCTACCCACCGCCGTCCAGGTCGCTCTGCTCCGCGCGGCGCAGGAGGCCCTGTCGAATGCTCGCCGCCACGCGGGGGCGAATTCGGCGACGATGACCCTCACGTATCAGTCCGACGAGGTCAGCATCGATGTCGTCGACGACGGGCACGGCTTCGACCCGACAGCCCACGACGGACCGCGCCGAGATGGGACAGGATACGGGCTCACCGCGATGCGTGGCCGACTGTCACAGCAGGGCGGCGACGTCAGTATCGAGTCTGGGTCGGGCACCGGAACCGCGGTACGAGCGAGGATTCCGGTTTCCGCCGCCGCCGAGGAGCTCGACGCGTGA